Proteins encoded by one window of Streptomyces uncialis:
- a CDS encoding TQXA domain-containing protein, with the protein MYSVSSPPRRSICRTAVVALASGLFVTAMVTGAPLAAAGEGAQDQGGATATLAGLELSGAAIVRVNGEERHVQAGLFEMAVDNGGMLRTYGVDLDAATQRDARYQETPWAGTSLGTNAAAGKVRWILRNSYPQVNDLAELARRAGAPGLTEQDAATGTQIAIWRHSDGAGARSGTERTAREIPRITAVDPQAEKLADHLERKARSLPEPEASLLLDDSALSARTPPTARDDGRVGPVKVRSNARQAIVQPDARALAAGVRIVDAKGRPVTTVRDGGELYFAIPEGAAPGSAALTVQTSTTVPVGRALASGSRSQTQVLAGSSVSTVSATATVNWAGAGPIPALSGERNCAEGGLDLTVGNAGDEVFAFELMGTRHRVAAGRTGTVTVPLKEDQSYDFTIRGPYGYEKRVDGILDCRTRSGDTEGPRPMSAPSPASAGVLGGDSGSTVDLAATGSSRATFVIGGVAVALVVIGGAAMLILRRKPSGRDE; encoded by the coding sequence GTGTATTCAGTCAGCTCTCCCCCGAGGAGGAGCATCTGTCGTACGGCCGTCGTGGCCCTGGCGTCCGGCCTGTTCGTCACGGCCATGGTGACCGGTGCCCCGCTCGCCGCCGCCGGTGAGGGCGCGCAGGATCAGGGCGGAGCCACCGCCACCCTCGCCGGTCTGGAACTGTCCGGTGCGGCGATCGTCCGGGTGAACGGCGAGGAACGACACGTCCAGGCCGGTCTGTTCGAGATGGCCGTGGACAACGGCGGCATGCTGCGGACCTATGGCGTCGACCTCGACGCCGCGACCCAGCGGGACGCCAGATATCAGGAAACCCCCTGGGCGGGCACCTCGCTCGGGACCAACGCCGCCGCCGGGAAGGTGCGCTGGATTCTGCGGAACTCGTATCCGCAGGTCAACGATCTCGCGGAGCTCGCCCGCCGCGCCGGCGCGCCCGGTCTCACCGAGCAGGACGCGGCGACCGGCACCCAGATCGCGATCTGGCGCCACTCGGACGGCGCCGGGGCGCGCAGCGGCACGGAGCGGACCGCGCGCGAGATCCCCCGGATCACGGCGGTCGACCCGCAGGCGGAGAAGCTCGCGGACCATCTGGAGCGCAAGGCCCGCAGCCTCCCCGAACCCGAGGCATCGCTGCTCCTGGACGACTCCGCGCTGTCCGCCCGGACCCCGCCCACCGCGCGGGACGACGGCCGGGTCGGCCCGGTGAAGGTGCGGTCCAACGCCCGGCAGGCGATCGTCCAGCCGGACGCGCGGGCCCTGGCGGCCGGGGTGCGGATCGTCGACGCCAAGGGCCGGCCGGTCACGACCGTACGGGACGGCGGCGAGCTGTACTTCGCGATACCCGAGGGCGCAGCGCCCGGTTCGGCGGCGCTGACCGTGCAGACCTCGACCACGGTGCCCGTCGGCCGGGCCCTGGCCTCCGGGAGCCGCAGCCAGACCCAGGTACTCGCCGGGTCCAGTGTGTCGACGGTCTCCGCGACGGCGACCGTGAACTGGGCGGGCGCCGGTCCGATACCCGCGCTGTCCGGCGAACGGAACTGCGCCGAAGGCGGCCTCGACCTCACCGTCGGCAACGCCGGCGACGAGGTGTTCGCCTTCGAGCTGATGGGCACCCGCCACCGGGTCGCCGCGGGGCGCACCGGCACGGTGACCGTGCCGCTCAAGGAGGACCAGAGCTACGACTTCACGATCAGGGGACCGTACGGCTACGAGAAGCGGGTCGACGGCATCCTGGACTGCCGTACCCGCAGCGGTGACACGGAAGGTCCCCGCCCGATGTCGGCGCCGAGCCCGGCGTCCGCGGGGGTGCTCGGCGGTGACAGCGGCAGCACGGTGGACCTCGCCGCGACGGGCAGTTCCAGGGCGACCTTCGTGATCGGAGGCGTCGCCGTGGCGCTGGTCGTGATCGGCGGAGCGGCGATGCTGATCCTGCGCCGGAAGCCCTCCGGCCGGGACGAGTGA
- the ettA gene encoding energy-dependent translational throttle protein EttA, whose protein sequence is MAEYIYTMRKARKAHGDKVILDDVNLNFLPGAKIGVVGPNGAGKSTVLKIMAGLEQPSNGDAFLAPGFSVGILLQEPPLDETKTVLENVQDGVSEVKGKLDRFNAIAEQMATDYSDALLEEMGKLQEELDHANAWDLDAQLEQAMDALGCPPGDSPVTNLSGGEKRRVALCKLLLEQPDLLLLDEPTNHLDAESVNWLEQHLAKYAGTVVAITHDRYFLDNVAEWILELDRGRAYPYEGNYSTYLETKQTRLKVEGQKDVKRAKRLKEELEWVRSNAKGRQAKSKARLARYEEMAAEADKMRKLDFEEIQIPPGPRLGSIVVEVDNLSKGFGEKLLIEDLAFTLPRNGIVGVIGPNGAGKTTLFKMIQGLEDPDGGSIKVGETVKISYVDQSRENIDPKKSLWAVVSDELDYIKVGQVEMPSRAYVSAFGFKGPDQQKPAGILSGGERNRLNLALTLKQGGNLLLLDEPTNDLDVETLSSLENALLDFPGCAVVVSHDRWFLDRVATHILAYEGESRWFWFEGNFDSYEKNKIERLGADAARPHRATYKKLTRG, encoded by the coding sequence TTGGCTGAGTACATCTACACCATGCGCAAGGCGCGTAAAGCGCACGGCGACAAGGTGATCCTCGACGACGTCAACCTGAACTTCCTGCCTGGCGCGAAGATCGGTGTCGTCGGACCGAACGGCGCCGGAAAGTCGACCGTCCTGAAGATCATGGCGGGCCTGGAGCAGCCGTCCAACGGTGACGCGTTCCTCGCGCCGGGCTTCAGCGTCGGCATCCTCCTCCAGGAACCGCCGCTCGACGAGACGAAGACGGTCCTGGAGAACGTGCAGGACGGCGTCTCTGAGGTCAAGGGCAAGCTCGACCGCTTCAACGCGATCGCCGAGCAGATGGCGACGGACTACTCCGACGCGCTGCTGGAGGAGATGGGCAAGCTCCAGGAGGAGCTGGACCACGCGAACGCCTGGGACCTCGACGCCCAGCTCGAACAGGCCATGGACGCCCTCGGCTGCCCGCCCGGCGACTCGCCCGTCACCAACCTCTCCGGTGGTGAGAAGCGCCGCGTCGCGCTCTGCAAGCTGCTGCTCGAACAGCCCGACCTGCTGCTCCTCGACGAGCCCACCAACCACCTCGACGCCGAGTCGGTGAACTGGCTGGAGCAGCACCTCGCCAAGTACGCCGGCACCGTCGTGGCGATCACCCACGACAGGTACTTCCTGGACAACGTGGCCGAGTGGATCCTCGAACTCGACCGGGGCCGTGCCTACCCGTACGAGGGCAACTACTCCACGTACCTGGAGACCAAGCAGACCCGGCTCAAGGTCGAGGGCCAGAAGGACGTCAAGCGCGCCAAGCGGCTCAAGGAGGAGCTGGAGTGGGTGCGCTCCAACGCCAAGGGCCGGCAGGCCAAGTCGAAGGCGCGTCTGGCCCGCTACGAGGAGATGGCCGCCGAGGCGGACAAGATGCGGAAGCTGGACTTCGAGGAGATCCAGATCCCGCCGGGCCCCCGGCTCGGCAGCATCGTCGTGGAGGTCGACAACCTCTCCAAGGGCTTCGGCGAGAAGCTGCTGATCGAGGACCTCGCCTTCACGCTCCCGCGCAACGGCATCGTCGGTGTGATCGGCCCCAACGGCGCCGGCAAGACCACGCTGTTCAAGATGATCCAGGGCCTTGAGGACCCGGACGGCGGTTCGATCAAGGTCGGCGAGACCGTGAAGATCTCGTACGTGGACCAGAGCCGCGAGAACATCGACCCGAAGAAGAGCCTGTGGGCCGTCGTCTCGGACGAGCTGGACTACATCAAGGTCGGCCAGGTCGAGATGCCGTCGCGCGCGTACGTCAGCGCGTTCGGCTTCAAGGGCCCGGACCAGCAGAAGCCGGCCGGCATCCTCTCCGGCGGTGAGCGCAACCGGCTGAACCTCGCGCTCACCCTCAAGCAGGGCGGCAACCTGCTGCTCCTCGACGAACCGACCAACGACCTCGACGTCGAGACCCTGTCGTCGCTGGAGAACGCGCTGCTCGACTTCCCGGGCTGCGCGGTGGTCGTCTCCCACGATCGCTGGTTCCTGGACCGCGTCGCCACGCACATCCTGGCGTACGAGGGCGAGTCCCGGTGGTTCTGGTTCGAGGGCAACTTCGACTCGTACGAGAAGAACAAGATCGAGCGGCTCGGCGCGGACGCGGCCCGTCCGCACCGTGCCACGTACAAGAAGCTCACCCGGGGCTGA
- a CDS encoding acyl-CoA thioesterase, with protein MTRHLYSCPLRWSDMDAFGHVNNVVFLRYLEEARIDFMFRLAPGDGSPSFSGGSVVARHEIDYVRPLVHRHEPVVIESWVTSIRAASLTIAYEVKDHEGADEVYVRASTVVVPFDLEAQRPRRITAEEREFLQRYVPPAADGAEGADAQEAVAA; from the coding sequence ATGACCCGTCACCTCTACAGCTGCCCGCTGCGCTGGTCGGACATGGACGCGTTCGGCCATGTGAACAACGTGGTCTTCCTCCGCTATCTGGAGGAGGCGCGGATCGACTTCATGTTCCGGCTGGCGCCCGGTGACGGGTCGCCGTCGTTCTCGGGCGGGTCCGTCGTGGCCCGTCATGAGATCGACTACGTCCGGCCGCTGGTGCACCGCCACGAGCCGGTCGTCATCGAGTCCTGGGTCACCTCGATCCGGGCGGCGTCGCTGACGATCGCCTACGAGGTCAAGGACCACGAGGGCGCGGACGAGGTGTACGTCAGGGCCTCCACCGTCGTCGTGCCGTTCGACCTGGAGGCGCAGCGGCCCCGGCGGATCACCGCGGAGGAGCGGGAGTTCCTCCAGCGGTACGTTCCCCCGGCCGCCGACGGCGCCGAGGGCGCCGACGCGCAGGAGGCCGTGGCGGCATGA
- a CDS encoding ABC transporter ATP-binding protein, producing the protein MTTTSTTGPSTSSPAGKGQATSLAELERRAADRRTRPAFGHDALISCDRLVRIFSTDGVEVQALQGLDLLVREGELMALVGASGSGKSTLMNILAGLDEPTAGAASVAGRDLLTMGAKERLAYRREVVGFVWQQTARNLLPYLTAAQNVTLPMQLRGAPGPDGPRSRRARSERAVELLGMLEVADCRDRRPHQMSGGQQQRAAIAVALANNPSVLLADEPTGELDSHTAEQIFAAFRTANEQLGTTVVIVTHDQAVAGEVRRTVAIRDGRTSTEVLRRTEVDAATGEESLVAREYAMLDRAGRLQLPAEYTESLGMRDRVLLEREEDHIGVWPADHSPTPHPE; encoded by the coding sequence ATGACGACCACCTCGACCACCGGCCCCAGCACCTCCTCCCCCGCCGGGAAGGGTCAGGCCACCTCGCTCGCGGAGCTGGAACGCCGTGCCGCCGACCGGCGCACCCGGCCCGCGTTCGGGCACGACGCGCTGATCAGCTGTGACCGGCTGGTGCGGATCTTCTCCACGGACGGGGTCGAGGTGCAGGCGCTCCAGGGCCTGGACCTGCTGGTCCGGGAGGGCGAACTGATGGCGCTGGTGGGCGCGTCGGGCAGCGGCAAGTCCACGCTGATGAACATCCTCGCCGGCCTGGACGAGCCGACGGCGGGTGCCGCGAGCGTCGCGGGCCGCGATCTGCTCACCATGGGCGCGAAGGAGCGGCTGGCGTACCGCCGCGAGGTCGTCGGGTTCGTATGGCAGCAGACCGCCCGGAACCTGCTGCCCTATCTGACGGCCGCGCAGAACGTCACCCTGCCGATGCAGTTGCGGGGCGCTCCGGGTCCGGACGGACCGCGCTCACGCCGGGCGCGGTCGGAGCGGGCCGTGGAACTGCTGGGGATGCTGGAGGTCGCGGACTGCCGTGACCGCCGTCCGCACCAGATGTCCGGCGGACAGCAGCAGCGCGCCGCGATCGCCGTGGCCCTCGCCAACAACCCGTCGGTGCTGCTGGCCGACGAGCCGACCGGGGAACTCGACTCGCACACCGCCGAGCAGATCTTCGCCGCGTTCCGCACGGCGAACGAACAGCTCGGCACCACGGTCGTCATCGTCACCCACGACCAGGCGGTCGCCGGGGAGGTCCGCCGCACGGTCGCGATCCGCGACGGCCGTACGTCCACGGAGGTGCTGCGCCGTACGGAGGTCGACGCGGCGACGGGCGAGGAGTCCCTGGTCGCGCGGGAGTACGCGATGCTGGACCGCGCGGGACGGCTCCAGCTGCCCGCCGAGTACACCGAGAGCCTCGGGATGCGGGACCGGGTCCTGCTGGAACGCGAGGAGGACCACATCGGCGTATGGCCCGCGGACCACTCCCCCACCCCCCACCCGGAGTGA
- a CDS encoding FtsX-like permease family protein gives MNEQAANSPTEEPDEPARERRASRPAPPPPEGGGAAEDRRVGRHTVPWVRTRLRSAPGTAFALALLVLLTAALAAAFPLAMDSSRDKALRQAVAETTPHRTTIQFNAPQPGLEHSPEEREAALGADKIRAEYEGVIDALRAPIAADRDQSSFGVRTSEPPESWEKWLPRPRGLHPRFVLSTQQDLASHARVREGRMPRTDGTVTSRSPEVEAVVTEETAARLHIKTGALIRIPGELRGPLGIRITGIVTPENPRGAYWSTHDVLRTPSLVRVPSRVPDPPTYWLAGLLLPPDAAPALLDIPGQPERYWNIAPDTGSLDGGELSALQAAVTATVDGGGLLEVRRVTDVNTAARTELDDVLIAHQKLSAGITPLITVAATGTATVALVVLLMSGGLAAGRRHAEFTVLRARGASLRALGGRLFAETAVVAVPAGALGFLTALLLVGEGRPWVAAGAAGAVTLVACVALPVRAMATHRPVRVSQDREDLTSARPSRHRTVAELTALAVAVSAVVALRRRGTSGGEGLVALAPVLVGVIAALLLVRLHPLPLRALARPVGRLRGLTGKLALARAARGSASAVLPLLALLTALTTAAFGGSVLAGVADTRERAALLATGADARVDARYLLDAGAAKRVASVDGVDGVTEAAVDYTAMAEGLGGDPTTDTDTASGSGSASGSGSASGSGSASRSASASGSASGTSSSGTADGADGAGATGPDLRVPLAVVDAKAYARLSERVGVGAFPPSVLTGGGGDGSAGSGDSGGSGDSGGSGDSGGSGDSGGSGDSGGSGDSGGSGGSGGSGEGGDGSGGSGGSGNAQGSGDGDGRVVPALAAPATAARLGDKPVTLLVDGERVKVRVAAVRASTPAVQAAGFLVVDARALGGPLRPTTLLLTGDRLDREPLAKAAGDETVVHLRTEERARYADSPLQSGAERIYLAAVAAGAGYAALALLLSLARAAPERAALLARLRTMGLTRRDGRRLLVLESLPQALLASAGGAVAGWAAIRLLAPGTDLTAVALAAAAGGTTAPIAGLRADPVSLLVPSLAVVVLTVGVAALQAWWTGRHDSVQELRIGDR, from the coding sequence GTGAACGAACAGGCGGCGAACAGCCCCACGGAGGAACCCGACGAACCCGCACGGGAACGGCGGGCTTCCCGGCCCGCGCCCCCACCCCCGGAGGGCGGCGGCGCGGCGGAGGACCGGCGGGTCGGACGGCACACCGTGCCCTGGGTCCGTACCCGGCTGCGCAGCGCCCCGGGCACGGCCTTCGCACTCGCGCTGCTCGTCCTGCTGACCGCGGCCCTCGCCGCCGCGTTCCCGCTCGCCATGGACAGCAGCCGGGACAAGGCACTGCGCCAGGCCGTCGCCGAGACGACGCCCCACCGCACCACGATCCAGTTCAACGCCCCCCAGCCCGGTCTGGAGCACTCCCCGGAGGAACGCGAGGCGGCCCTCGGCGCGGACAAGATCCGCGCTGAGTACGAGGGGGTGATCGACGCGCTGCGGGCCCCGATCGCCGCCGACCGCGACCAGTCCTCGTTCGGGGTGCGTACCTCCGAGCCGCCCGAGTCATGGGAGAAGTGGCTGCCCCGCCCCCGGGGGCTGCACCCGCGTTTCGTGCTCTCCACCCAGCAGGACCTCGCCTCGCACGCCCGGGTCCGCGAGGGCCGGATGCCCCGTACCGACGGCACCGTCACGTCCCGCAGCCCCGAGGTCGAGGCCGTCGTCACCGAGGAGACCGCCGCCCGGCTGCACATCAAGACGGGTGCGCTGATCCGTATCCCGGGTGAGCTGCGCGGTCCGCTGGGCATCCGGATCACCGGCATCGTCACCCCGGAGAACCCCCGGGGCGCCTACTGGTCCACCCATGACGTGCTGCGCACCCCGAGCCTCGTGCGGGTCCCGAGCCGCGTCCCCGACCCGCCCACGTACTGGCTGGCCGGACTGCTGCTGCCGCCGGACGCCGCCCCCGCGCTGCTCGACATCCCGGGCCAACCCGAGCGGTACTGGAACATCGCCCCGGACACCGGGAGCCTCGACGGCGGCGAACTGTCCGCGCTCCAGGCCGCGGTGACGGCGACCGTCGACGGCGGCGGGCTGCTGGAGGTCCGCCGGGTCACCGACGTCAACACCGCCGCGCGCACCGAGCTGGACGACGTCCTCATCGCGCACCAGAAGCTGAGTGCCGGCATCACCCCGCTGATCACGGTCGCCGCGACCGGCACGGCCACCGTCGCGCTGGTGGTGCTGCTGATGTCCGGCGGACTCGCGGCGGGCCGCCGGCACGCCGAGTTCACCGTGCTGCGGGCGCGGGGCGCTTCGCTGCGCGCGCTCGGCGGACGGCTGTTCGCGGAGACGGCCGTCGTGGCCGTGCCCGCCGGGGCACTGGGCTTCCTGACGGCACTGCTCCTCGTGGGGGAGGGGCGCCCATGGGTCGCGGCGGGTGCCGCGGGTGCGGTGACCCTCGTGGCCTGCGTGGCACTGCCGGTGCGCGCGATGGCCACGCACCGGCCCGTACGGGTCTCCCAGGACCGGGAGGATCTGACGAGCGCCCGCCCCTCACGGCACCGTACGGTCGCCGAACTGACCGCGCTGGCGGTGGCCGTGAGCGCCGTCGTGGCGCTCCGCCGCCGGGGCACCTCCGGCGGCGAGGGCCTGGTGGCCCTGGCCCCGGTGCTGGTCGGGGTGATCGCCGCGCTGCTGCTCGTCCGGCTGCATCCGCTGCCGCTGCGGGCGCTGGCCCGCCCGGTCGGCCGCCTGCGCGGACTGACCGGGAAGCTGGCGCTGGCCCGCGCGGCCCGCGGCTCGGCCTCGGCGGTGCTGCCGCTGCTGGCCCTGCTGACCGCCCTGACCACGGCGGCGTTCGGCGGTTCGGTACTGGCCGGGGTCGCGGACACCCGGGAGCGGGCCGCCCTCCTCGCCACGGGCGCGGACGCCCGCGTCGACGCGCGGTACCTGCTCGACGCGGGTGCGGCGAAGCGGGTCGCCTCGGTGGACGGGGTGGACGGCGTCACCGAGGCGGCCGTCGACTACACCGCCATGGCGGAGGGCCTGGGCGGCGACCCCACGACGGACACCGACACGGCTTCCGGGTCCGGGTCCGCTTCCGGGTCCGGGTCCGCTTCGGGGTCCGGGTCCGCTTCGAGGTCCGCGTCCGCTTCGGGGTCCGCGTCCGGTACGTCGTCCTCGGGCACGGCCGACGGGGCGGACGGGGCCGGCGCGACCGGTCCTGACCTGCGGGTGCCGCTGGCCGTGGTCGACGCGAAGGCGTACGCGCGGCTGTCGGAGCGGGTCGGCGTCGGGGCGTTCCCGCCCTCGGTCCTGACCGGCGGGGGCGGCGACGGTTCCGCGGGCTCCGGCGATTCCGGGGGTTCCGGCGATTCCGGGGGTTCCGGCGATTCCGGGGGTTCCGGCGATTCCGGGGGTTCCGGCGATTCCGGGGGTTCCGGCGATTCCGGGGGTTCCGGGGGTTCCGGGGGTTCCGGCGAGGGCGGCGACGGTTCCGGTGGTTCCGGTGGTTCCGGCAATGCCCAGGGTTCCGGCGACGGCGACGGCCGTGTGGTGCCCGCGTTGGCGGCCCCGGCCACCGCCGCCCGCCTCGGCGACAAGCCCGTCACCCTCCTCGTCGACGGGGAACGCGTCAAGGTCCGGGTGGCCGCCGTCCGCGCCTCGACACCGGCGGTCCAGGCCGCCGGATTCCTCGTCGTGGACGCCCGCGCCCTGGGCGGACCGCTCCGGCCGACCACCCTTCTGCTGACCGGTGACCGGCTCGACCGGGAACCACTGGCCAAGGCCGCGGGCGACGAGACGGTCGTCCATCTGCGCACCGAGGAGCGCGCCCGCTACGCCGACTCGCCCCTCCAGTCGGGCGCCGAGCGGATCTATCTGGCCGCCGTCGCCGCGGGCGCCGGATACGCGGCCCTGGCACTGCTGCTGTCTCTCGCCCGCGCGGCTCCCGAGCGGGCCGCGCTGCTGGCGCGGCTGCGCACCATGGGGCTGACCCGCCGCGACGGTCGCAGGCTGCTCGTCCTGGAATCGCTCCCACAGGCGCTGCTCGCGTCGGCCGGTGGCGCGGTGGCGGGGTGGGCGGCGATCCGGCTGCTCGCGCCCGGTACCGACCTCACGGCCGTCGCGCTCGCCGCGGCGGCCGGTGGGACGACGGCCCCGATCGCCGGGCTGCGGGCCGATCCGGTGTCGCTGCTGGTGCCCTCCCTCGCCGTCGTCGTGCTGACGGTCGGTGTCGCCGCCCTCCAGGCGTGGTGGACCGGCCGCCACGACTCCGTCCAGGAGCTGAGGATCGGCGACCGATGA